Proteins from a single region of Streptomyces vinaceus:
- a CDS encoding molybdopterin-dependent oxidoreductase — MERRGNLRRAGLALAAGVLVLAGCGQPAEGKDAKTGSEASVPASASAAASAKASAAPLKPGEVQVGGEVAKPYTLTLADLRKLPQSSAPVKFTSAKGDQEHTYAGVPLYEVLKTAEPRFDPSKKNGQLRGVVAATGGGDYRAVFAWAELDPGFARSQVLLAVSEDGVPFDDAAGPRLVVPQDTKGGRYVSELNRIWVGVVDPLVDGAR, encoded by the coding sequence ATGGAACGTCGCGGAAACCTTCGCAGAGCGGGCCTCGCGCTCGCGGCGGGCGTACTGGTCCTCGCGGGCTGCGGTCAGCCGGCCGAGGGCAAGGACGCGAAGACGGGTTCCGAGGCCTCCGTCCCCGCCTCCGCCTCCGCCGCGGCCTCGGCGAAGGCCTCCGCCGCGCCGCTGAAGCCGGGCGAGGTACAGGTCGGCGGCGAGGTCGCCAAGCCCTACACCCTCACCCTCGCCGACCTGCGCAAGCTGCCGCAGAGCTCGGCGCCGGTGAAGTTCACCAGCGCCAAGGGGGATCAGGAGCACACGTACGCGGGCGTGCCGCTGTACGAGGTGCTGAAGACGGCGGAGCCGCGCTTCGACCCGAGCAAGAAGAACGGCCAGCTGCGCGGGGTGGTCGCCGCGACCGGGGGAGGCGACTACCGCGCCGTGTTCGCCTGGGCCGAACTCGATCCCGGGTTCGCCAGGAGCCAGGTCCTGCTCGCGGTCTCCGAGGACGGCGTGCCGTTCGACGACGCGGCCGGGCCGCGGCTCGTCGTACCGCAGGACACCAAGGGCGGCCGGTACGTGTCCGAGCTGAACCGGATCTGGGTCGGGGTCGTCGACCCGCTGGTCGACGGGGCCAGGTGA
- a CDS encoding Dyp-type peroxidase, with protein MEGRAAEEPGGRGPSGDRSRIARRALLGAGGAAAALAAGGAVLTTSGAGARGPAAVIPFHGPYQAGILTRRQPYAHLAALDLGPEADRARAAALLRAWTGAAARMSRGEPPAAACPGADGDTGDTGVALGAGPASLTATFGFGAGLFDRLGLAPARPEALAPLPDFPDDRLDPARSGGDLFVQIGADDPFAAVHALRTLQRLARGTARTRWVMSGFTRPPAGAPSPAASGTHRNPMGQLDGTANPAPGEDPAQRARILVTGSDAPPWLTGGSYVVVRRIRMLLDTWEGLPVHHREEAVGRRVTDGAPLTGGTERTPVDLEAARPDGIPVIAANAHIRLAAPRTNAGATMLRRGWSYYDGLRPDGAPDAGLLFVAWQADPRTGFVPVQRRLARGDALARYTEHEASALFAVAGGVAPGEYVGQRLLEG; from the coding sequence GTGGAGGGCCGCGCGGCCGAGGAGCCCGGCGGGCGCGGTCCGTCCGGTGACCGGTCCCGGATCGCCCGCCGGGCCCTGCTCGGGGCCGGGGGAGCGGCCGCCGCCCTGGCCGCGGGCGGCGCCGTACTGACGACCTCCGGGGCCGGGGCCCGGGGGCCGGCGGCCGTCATCCCCTTCCACGGGCCGTACCAGGCCGGGATCCTGACCAGGCGGCAGCCGTACGCGCACCTCGCCGCCCTGGACCTCGGGCCCGAGGCCGACCGGGCGCGCGCGGCCGCCCTGTTGCGCGCGTGGACCGGGGCGGCGGCCCGGATGAGCCGCGGCGAGCCGCCGGCCGCGGCCTGTCCGGGGGCGGACGGCGACACCGGCGACACCGGCGTCGCCCTCGGAGCCGGGCCCGCCTCGCTCACCGCCACCTTCGGCTTCGGAGCGGGCCTCTTCGACCGGCTCGGGCTCGCCCCGGCCCGCCCGGAGGCCCTCGCCCCGCTCCCCGACTTCCCGGACGACCGCCTCGATCCGGCCCGCTCCGGCGGCGACCTGTTCGTGCAGATCGGCGCGGACGACCCCTTCGCCGCCGTACACGCCCTGCGCACCCTCCAGCGGCTGGCCCGGGGCACGGCGCGCACCCGCTGGGTGATGTCCGGGTTCACCCGGCCGCCCGCGGGCGCGCCTTCCCCCGCCGCGTCCGGTACCCACCGCAACCCCATGGGCCAGCTCGACGGGACCGCCAACCCGGCCCCCGGTGAGGACCCCGCCCAGCGGGCCCGGATCCTGGTCACCGGCTCGGACGCGCCGCCCTGGCTGACCGGGGGCTCGTACGTGGTCGTACGCCGGATCCGGATGCTCCTCGACACCTGGGAGGGGCTGCCCGTCCACCACCGGGAGGAGGCGGTGGGGCGGCGCGTGACCGACGGGGCCCCGCTGACCGGCGGCACCGAGCGCACGCCGGTGGACCTGGAGGCCGCGCGGCCGGACGGGATCCCCGTCATCGCGGCCAACGCCCACATCCGGCTCGCCGCGCCCCGCACCAACGCCGGGGCGACGATGCTGAGGCGCGGATGGTCGTACTACGACGGCCTGCGGCCCGACGGCGCACCGGACGCGGGGCTGCTGTTCGTCGCCTGGCAGGCCGATCCCCGCACGGGCTTCGTCCCCGTCCAGCGCCGGCTGGCCCGGGGCGACGCCCTCGCCCGCTACACCGAGCACGAGGCGTCCGCGCTGTTCGCCGTGGCGGGCGGGGTCGCGCCGGGGGAGTACGTCGGGCAGCGCCTCCTCGAAGGCTGA
- a CDS encoding DoxX family protein, translating to MPRTPSSPLLLAGLLATAGVAHALAPKQFDAIVPSALPGTPRQWTYASGAAELALAAGVAHPRTRRVAALATAAFFVGVFPANVKMAVDAGRRSPAVRAATLARLPLQVPLVLWARKVSRGAAS from the coding sequence ATGCCGCGCACCCCCTCTTCCCCCCTCCTGCTCGCCGGACTGCTGGCGACCGCGGGCGTGGCGCACGCCCTCGCGCCGAAGCAGTTCGACGCGATCGTCCCGAGCGCCCTGCCCGGCACCCCCCGGCAGTGGACGTACGCGAGCGGCGCGGCCGAGCTGGCGCTGGCCGCCGGAGTCGCCCATCCGCGGACCCGCCGGGTGGCGGCGCTGGCCACCGCGGCGTTCTTCGTCGGGGTCTTCCCGGCGAACGTCAAGATGGCCGTCGACGCCGGGCGCCGCTCCCCCGCCGTGCGGGCCGCGACGCTCGCCCGGCTGCCGCTGCAGGTCCCGCTGGTCCTGTGGGCCCGCAAGGTGAGCCGGGGCGCCGCCAGCTGA
- a CDS encoding YciI family protein has translation MPRFLSLIRIDEQALPANTEFPPEFGERMGALMEEITKAGVMLDTAGLLPTSEGTRVTWSGGKLSYTDGPFTETKEVVGGYALLQAKDKAEALEWTKRFLEIHPEEWTVGAELRQIDGG, from the coding sequence ATGCCGCGCTTCCTTTCCCTGATCCGTATCGACGAGCAGGCCCTGCCCGCGAACACCGAGTTCCCGCCGGAGTTCGGTGAGCGCATGGGCGCGCTGATGGAGGAGATCACCAAGGCCGGGGTCATGCTCGACACCGCCGGGCTGCTCCCGACCTCCGAGGGGACCCGGGTCACCTGGTCCGGCGGCAAGCTGAGCTACACCGACGGCCCCTTCACCGAGACCAAGGAGGTCGTCGGCGGCTACGCCCTCCTCCAGGCCAAGGACAAGGCCGAGGCGCTGGAGTGGACCAAGCGCTTCCTGGAGATCCACCCGGAGGAGTGGACCGTCGGCGCCGAGCTGCGCCAGATCGACGGAGGCTGA
- a CDS encoding RNA polymerase sigma factor, translated as MSATQAVETVFRIESARIIAAVARIVRDVGIAEEIAQDALVAALEQWPESGVPDKPGAWLMATAKHRAIDLVRRKETYARKLAEVGRTLEDVPPPAEPAAPDDIDDDLLRLIFTACHPVLATEARIALTLRLMGGLTTQEIARAFLAPEPTVAQRIVRAKRALAKAGVPFEVPYGADREQRLSSVLEVIYLIFNEGYSATAGDDLVRPALCEDALRLARVLAALMPKEPEVHGLAALLEFQASRIPARTGPDGEPVLLADQNRSRWNRMLIHRGALAMRDAGSGPYSVQAAIAGCHAEAVRYEDTDWVTIATLYGRLVELVPSPVVELNRAVAVSMAEGPQAALPLVDALAGEPALRTYHLLPSVRGDLLERLGRREEARAEFERAASLTHNARERDLLLGRAARV; from the coding sequence GTGAGCGCGACCCAGGCGGTCGAAACGGTGTTCCGGATCGAGTCGGCGCGGATCATCGCCGCTGTCGCGCGCATCGTGCGCGACGTCGGCATCGCCGAGGAGATCGCCCAGGACGCGCTGGTCGCCGCGCTGGAGCAGTGGCCGGAGTCGGGTGTCCCGGACAAGCCGGGCGCCTGGCTCATGGCCACCGCCAAACACCGCGCGATCGACCTCGTGCGCCGCAAGGAGACGTACGCCCGCAAGCTGGCCGAGGTCGGCCGGACCCTGGAGGACGTACCGCCTCCCGCCGAGCCGGCGGCCCCCGACGACATCGACGACGACCTGCTGCGGCTGATCTTCACCGCCTGCCATCCCGTCCTGGCCACCGAGGCCCGGATCGCCCTCACCCTGCGCCTGATGGGCGGGCTCACCACCCAGGAGATCGCCCGCGCCTTCCTCGCCCCGGAGCCGACCGTCGCCCAGCGCATCGTCCGGGCGAAGCGGGCCCTGGCCAAGGCCGGAGTGCCCTTCGAAGTCCCCTACGGAGCCGACCGCGAGCAGCGGCTCTCCTCGGTCCTGGAGGTCATCTACCTGATCTTCAACGAGGGGTACTCGGCGACCGCGGGCGACGACCTCGTCCGCCCGGCCCTGTGCGAGGACGCCCTGCGGCTGGCCCGCGTACTGGCCGCCCTGATGCCCAAGGAGCCCGAGGTCCACGGGCTGGCGGCGCTCCTGGAGTTCCAGGCCTCCCGGATCCCCGCGCGCACCGGCCCGGACGGCGAACCGGTGCTGCTCGCCGACCAGAACCGGTCCAGGTGGAACCGGATGCTGATCCACCGCGGGGCCCTGGCCATGCGGGACGCGGGGAGCGGTCCGTACTCCGTACAGGCCGCGATCGCCGGCTGCCATGCCGAGGCCGTCCGCTACGAGGACACCGACTGGGTGACGATCGCCACCCTCTACGGACGGCTCGTCGAGCTGGTCCCGTCCCCGGTCGTGGAACTCAACCGGGCGGTCGCCGTCTCGATGGCCGAGGGGCCGCAGGCCGCGCTCCCCTTGGTCGACGCCCTCGCCGGGGAGCCGGCCCTGCGCACCTACCACCTGCTGCCGAGCGTCCGCGGCGACCTGCTGGAGCGGCTGGGCCGCAGGGAGGAGGCCCGGGCGGAGTTCGAACGCGCCGCCTCGCTGACGCACAACGCGCGGGAACGGGACCTGCTGCTGGGGCGTGCCGCCCGCGTGTGA
- a CDS encoding condensation domain-containing protein, translating into MRQFPLEMHQMAPGRVVEWRLRSTAGAAADAGGAGGPVGGAADGVPADAAGRRASFNQDKHFTVAEESRGADDPVASWIAVTFEVTGVLDEQALTGALLAFVRRHEVLRCEFRRLAGELACEPIAAAELALDTVPVAAFDCSEALRGFLVDRFKRSIDTLSWPLFTMGAVLRGESATVYLAFDHIVCDGLSMPIVVHEVQSAYEALCRGEEIDLPPAPSYLDFAEEQRRRYLSIDAGDDRLGYWKSFMARGGGEFFPRFPLELGVEPDRMYPIVNEASPLLDAAEAEVFEKVCRAVDGKPFMGVLAAVAVCLREAGGPGVYRGFMPVSERGRTGWANSVGWFVNTMPIEFDASPGRDFAQVMAAVRAGFGEMMRHIDVPFVRAWQLLAPAEFAARSWPYPVNFFSYIDTRKCPGAERHEDWRPTSHVWSARANGACSWFQRDTAGLHMNSIYVDTAAARRTMDDFQEALRATVREIARHGSFRRPVALTAPRRPLGTPLNGAAPYAPSALRS; encoded by the coding sequence ATGCGGCAGTTTCCTCTGGAGATGCACCAGATGGCACCGGGACGGGTCGTGGAGTGGCGGTTGCGGTCCACGGCCGGGGCGGCGGCGGACGCCGGCGGCGCGGGCGGCCCGGTGGGGGGTGCTGCGGACGGGGTGCCGGCCGACGCGGCGGGCAGGAGGGCATCGTTCAACCAGGACAAGCACTTCACCGTCGCCGAGGAGAGCCGCGGCGCCGACGACCCCGTCGCCTCGTGGATCGCGGTCACGTTCGAGGTCACCGGAGTGCTCGACGAGCAGGCCCTGACCGGGGCCCTGCTGGCCTTCGTACGCCGGCACGAGGTGCTGCGGTGTGAATTCCGCCGCCTCGCGGGCGAGTTGGCGTGCGAGCCGATCGCCGCCGCCGAACTCGCCCTCGACACCGTGCCCGTGGCCGCCTTCGACTGTTCCGAGGCCCTGCGCGGCTTCCTCGTCGACCGGTTCAAGCGCAGCATCGACACGCTGTCCTGGCCGCTGTTCACCATGGGCGCCGTGCTGCGCGGGGAGTCCGCGACCGTCTACCTCGCGTTCGACCACATCGTGTGCGACGGCCTGTCGATGCCGATCGTGGTCCACGAGGTGCAGAGCGCGTACGAGGCGCTGTGCCGCGGCGAGGAGATCGATCTGCCGCCCGCGCCGAGCTATCTCGACTTCGCCGAGGAGCAGCGCCGCCGCTACCTCTCCATCGACGCCGGTGACGACCGCCTCGGGTACTGGAAGTCGTTCATGGCACGCGGCGGCGGGGAGTTCTTCCCCCGGTTCCCGCTCGAACTCGGCGTCGAGCCGGACCGGATGTACCCGATCGTCAACGAGGCCTCGCCGCTGCTGGACGCGGCCGAGGCGGAGGTGTTCGAAAAGGTCTGCCGGGCGGTGGACGGCAAGCCGTTCATGGGAGTCCTGGCCGCCGTCGCGGTATGTCTGCGCGAGGCCGGCGGCCCCGGGGTCTACCGGGGCTTCATGCCGGTCAGCGAGCGCGGGCGGACCGGCTGGGCCAATTCGGTGGGCTGGTTCGTCAACACCATGCCGATCGAGTTCGACGCCTCGCCCGGCCGGGACTTCGCCCAGGTCATGGCGGCGGTCCGGGCCGGGTTCGGCGAGATGATGCGGCACATCGACGTGCCGTTCGTACGGGCCTGGCAGCTGCTGGCGCCCGCCGAGTTCGCCGCCCGCTCCTGGCCCTACCCGGTGAACTTCTTCTCGTACATCGACACCCGCAAGTGCCCCGGCGCCGAGCGGCACGAGGACTGGCGGCCGACCTCCCACGTGTGGTCGGCGCGGGCCAACGGTGCCTGCTCCTGGTTCCAGCGGGACACCGCCGGTCTGCACATGAACTCGATCTACGTGGACACCGCCGCCGCGCGGCGCACGATGGACGATTTCCAGGAGGCGCTGCGCGCCACGGTCCGGGAGATCGCCCGGCACGGTTCCTTCCGGCGGCCGGTGGCCCTCACCGCGCCGCGCCGACCGCTCGGCACGCCGCTGAACGGCGCGGCTCCGTACGCCCCCTCCGCCCTGCGCTCCTGA
- a CDS encoding ABC transporter ATP-binding protein, whose protein sequence is MNSEQPTYEELRRQALAAAEPRTRRADTAIACDRLVRIFSADGVEVQALQGLELAVERGDLVALVGASGSGKSTLLNILAGLDVPTAGSATVEGFDLLGMSAKDRLRYRREAVGFVWQQTARNLLPFLTAAQNIALPMQLTGRRGRGAAGRQADRVARLLEALEISDLADRRPAELSGGQQQRVAIAVAMANDPAVLLADEPTGELDSETGAAIFEAFRTVNRELGATVVIVTHDPLVAGEVRRTVAIRDGRTSSEVLRRTVTDEHGAESVSEREYVMLDRTGRVQLPHKFLEALGMEHRVAVDLAADHIEVRPDTAQDPSA, encoded by the coding sequence CTGAACAGCGAGCAGCCGACCTATGAAGAGCTGCGCCGGCAGGCCCTGGCCGCCGCCGAACCGCGCACCCGGCGCGCCGACACCGCCATCGCCTGCGACCGCCTGGTCCGCATCTTCAGCGCCGACGGGGTCGAGGTGCAGGCGCTCCAGGGCCTGGAACTGGCAGTGGAACGGGGTGATCTGGTCGCCCTGGTCGGCGCCTCCGGCAGCGGCAAGTCCACCCTGCTCAACATCCTGGCCGGGCTGGACGTCCCCACGGCCGGTTCGGCCACCGTGGAGGGCTTCGACCTACTCGGGATGTCGGCGAAGGACCGGCTGCGCTACCGCCGCGAGGCGGTGGGCTTCGTCTGGCAGCAGACCGCCCGCAACCTCCTGCCCTTCCTGACGGCGGCCCAGAACATCGCCCTTCCGATGCAGTTGACGGGACGGCGCGGACGCGGCGCGGCAGGACGGCAGGCGGACCGGGTCGCCCGCCTCCTGGAGGCGCTGGAGATCTCCGATCTCGCGGACCGGCGCCCCGCCGAGCTCTCCGGCGGTCAGCAGCAGCGGGTGGCCATCGCCGTGGCCATGGCCAACGACCCGGCGGTGCTGCTGGCGGACGAACCCACCGGGGAGCTCGACTCCGAGACCGGAGCGGCGATCTTCGAGGCCTTCCGCACGGTCAACCGGGAGCTCGGCGCCACCGTGGTCATCGTGACGCACGACCCGCTCGTCGCCGGGGAGGTCCGCCGTACCGTGGCGATCCGCGACGGCCGCACCAGCAGCGAGGTGCTGCGCCGCACGGTTACCGACGAGCACGGAGCGGAGTCGGTGAGCGAGCGCGAGTACGTGATGCTCGACCGGACCGGCCGCGTGCAGCTCCCGCACAAGTTCCTGGAGGCCCTCGGGATGGAACACCGGGTCGCGGTCGACCTGGCCGCGGACCACATCGAGGTCCGCCCCGACACGGCGCAGGACCCGTCCGCATGA
- a CDS encoding FtsX-like permease family protein, with the protein MTRPADMPDGARGGVPETATDGAPGHARASAPWVRTRLRSAPSSALLAAALAFVAVLLAAALPRALDRGADQALRSFLDDRGPAATSLLATSTSRYGNESPENLDSVRDALLARTGDAFAVAPAGTVQGTQAAKPRSLANPELPRPDGVPPGLDLLYLRDAAAHTALVEGRWPSGGAPDGPVPVAISQQAAQTLGVRIGTVLQTVPSSSDPMSAEVVGLYRATDEADVFWTGLPCLTRACASNTSTVPPQRYWKTAALVGPDGLDRLGPWGAGAEDFWRIPVDTDRLRADRLPVVAREIAAYVGGPTASALRGTTQRSDLRIASQLPELFKQAEARQQAVAPLAAIGPAGVAGVAAVVLCLAAALTGDRRESELRLLLARGGSPGGIVGRLLGEGAVTVLPAAALATALALWLLPAPRSAAALLAAGAVALLAWLAFPVRAAVLLSARRRGPAPRRRLVAELLVAAATAAAVFEVRQRGVAPAGEGLDPLLVAAPLLLALCGGLALARLQPVLVGMLARAAGRSSALVGFLGLARAARGTGGRARPPVLPLIALLLAVTTGGFGATVLDAVDSGRLRVARLAVGGDVQIAAPYGGALPPAMTEAAAALPGVRTSAGVWTDDKAFVFGTVQGSTQVTVVVAEPKAYAELARTIGRGQFDPALLSAGPSADAPVPALFSSDLAKLAAAGTYRLSLGGGELQIGSVGVVEGTPARPGPGGAVVVLPAGPTTARLPRTGRPDRWLATGQVDGDRLREAVRAAAPAGTAGQYTVRTSAGTAAELGSDPLQRSAVRLFWASVAAVAGFALLAVLLTLVRAAPERAALLARLRTMGLRPRDGIRLILTEALPQALAATVGGALVAVSAVALLGPAMDLSALVGSNVPTGLRLTAPPVLTQALGLALLVTLAVIAEAAISGRRQITTELRAGDQR; encoded by the coding sequence GTGACCAGGCCCGCAGACATGCCGGACGGCGCGCGAGGCGGCGTACCGGAAACCGCGACGGACGGAGCGCCGGGCCACGCACGTGCGAGCGCGCCCTGGGTGCGGACCCGGTTGCGCTCGGCGCCGTCCAGCGCCCTGCTCGCCGCGGCCCTCGCCTTCGTCGCCGTACTGCTCGCCGCCGCCCTGCCGCGCGCCCTGGACCGGGGCGCCGATCAGGCCCTGCGCTCGTTCCTGGACGACCGCGGTCCCGCCGCGACGAGCCTGCTCGCCACCTCCACCTCCCGGTACGGGAACGAGTCCCCCGAGAACCTGGATTCCGTACGCGACGCGCTGCTCGCCCGTACCGGCGACGCCTTCGCCGTCGCCCCCGCGGGAACGGTCCAGGGCACCCAGGCGGCAAAGCCGCGCAGCCTCGCCAATCCCGAACTGCCGCGCCCCGATGGCGTTCCGCCCGGCCTGGACCTGCTCTACCTGCGCGATGCCGCCGCCCACACCGCGCTGGTGGAGGGACGCTGGCCGAGCGGCGGAGCCCCGGACGGGCCCGTGCCGGTCGCGATCTCCCAGCAGGCCGCGCAGACGCTGGGCGTGCGGATCGGCACGGTGCTGCAGACGGTCCCGAGCAGCTCCGACCCGATGAGCGCCGAGGTGGTCGGTCTCTACCGGGCCACCGACGAGGCCGACGTCTTCTGGACCGGGCTGCCCTGTCTCACCCGTGCCTGCGCGAGCAACACCTCCACCGTTCCGCCGCAGCGGTACTGGAAGACCGCCGCCCTCGTCGGGCCCGACGGGCTCGACCGGCTCGGACCGTGGGGCGCGGGCGCCGAGGACTTCTGGCGGATCCCGGTGGACACCGACCGGCTGCGGGCCGACCGGCTGCCCGTCGTCGCCCGGGAGATCGCCGCGTACGTGGGCGGCCCGACCGCCTCCGCCCTACGGGGCACCACCCAGCGGAGCGACCTGCGCATCGCCTCCCAGCTGCCGGAGCTGTTCAAACAGGCCGAGGCCCGCCAGCAGGCGGTCGCGCCGCTGGCGGCGATCGGCCCGGCGGGGGTGGCCGGGGTGGCGGCCGTCGTGCTCTGCCTGGCCGCCGCCCTCACCGGGGACCGGCGGGAGTCGGAGCTGCGGCTGCTGCTGGCCCGCGGCGGATCGCCGGGCGGCATCGTCGGCCGGCTGCTCGGCGAGGGCGCCGTGACCGTCCTGCCCGCCGCCGCATTGGCCACCGCACTCGCGCTGTGGCTGCTGCCGGCTCCCCGGTCGGCCGCCGCCCTGCTCGCGGCCGGGGCCGTCGCGTTGCTGGCCTGGCTGGCGTTCCCGGTGCGGGCGGCCGTGCTGCTGTCCGCGCGGCGCCGCGGACCGGCCCCGCGGCGCCGGCTGGTCGCCGAGCTGCTCGTCGCCGCCGCCACCGCCGCGGCCGTCTTCGAAGTACGGCAACGCGGTGTCGCGCCCGCCGGCGAGGGCCTGGATCCCCTGCTGGTCGCCGCCCCGCTGCTGCTCGCACTCTGCGGCGGCCTGGCACTGGCCCGGCTCCAGCCCGTCCTGGTGGGGATGCTGGCCCGGGCGGCCGGACGGTCGTCCGCACTGGTCGGCTTCCTCGGCCTGGCCCGCGCGGCCCGGGGCACCGGCGGCCGGGCCCGCCCGCCGGTCCTGCCGCTGATCGCGCTGCTGCTGGCTGTGACCACGGGCGGGTTCGGGGCCACGGTGCTGGACGCGGTGGACAGCGGACGGCTGCGGGTCGCCCGCCTGGCGGTCGGCGGCGACGTCCAGATCGCGGCGCCGTACGGGGGCGCCCTGCCCCCGGCGATGACCGAGGCCGCCGCCGCGCTGCCCGGCGTACGGACGTCGGCCGGCGTGTGGACGGACGACAAGGCGTTCGTGTTCGGCACGGTCCAGGGATCCACCCAGGTCACGGTGGTCGTCGCCGAGCCGAAGGCGTACGCGGAACTGGCCCGGACCATCGGCCGCGGACAGTTCGACCCCGCGCTGCTCTCGGCCGGCCCTTCCGCCGACGCGCCCGTGCCGGCGCTGTTCAGCAGTGACCTGGCCAAGCTGGCGGCCGCCGGTACCTACCGGCTGTCGCTCGGCGGCGGTGAACTGCAGATCGGTTCCGTCGGTGTGGTGGAGGGAACCCCGGCCCGGCCCGGACCGGGCGGCGCCGTGGTCGTCCTGCCGGCCGGGCCGACCACCGCACGGCTGCCCAGAACCGGTCGTCCCGATCGCTGGCTCGCGACCGGGCAGGTCGACGGGGACCGGCTGCGCGAGGCCGTACGGGCCGCCGCCCCGGCGGGGACCGCCGGGCAGTACACCGTACGGACCAGCGCCGGCACGGCCGCCGAGCTCGGCAGCGACCCGCTCCAGCGGTCGGCCGTGCGGTTGTTCTGGGCTTCCGTGGCCGCAGTCGCAGGCTTCGCCCTGCTCGCCGTACTGCTCACGCTGGTACGGGCGGCGCCCGAACGCGCCGCCCTGCTGGCGCGGTTGCGCACGATGGGGCTGCGACCCCGGGACGGCATCCGGCTGATCCTCACCGAGGCGCTGCCTCAGGCGCTGGCCGCCACCGTCGGCGGCGCGCTCGTCGCGGTCTCGGCCGTCGCCCTCCTGGGGCCGGCGATGGACCTGTCCGCCCTGGTCGGTTCCAACGTGCCCACGGGACTGCGCCTGACGGCGCCGCCCGTGCTGACGCAGGCGCTGGGGCTGGCCCTCCTGGTCACCCTGGCCGTGATCGCCGAGGCGGCGATCTCCGGACGGCGCCAGATCACCACCGAGTTGAGAGCGGGAGACCAGCGTTGA